A stretch of Ranitomeya variabilis isolate aRanVar5 chromosome 3, aRanVar5.hap1, whole genome shotgun sequence DNA encodes these proteins:
- the LOC143816467 gene encoding uncharacterized protein LOC143816467, which translates to MEKSSTSKKKIADAVHTRWKSIRDRFVRDYRNSQNPPSGSGAKRVTPYVHYEQLLFLQKTVSQRSTICSTAAPRQAEELGPSPLEPSQQTGTEDVSVISEPRSGERSTVASGVSARLQSVRGRKRASQKDEADAIIVDGLQRVEDMCRSELKDLRREITDLQSRESVYSANEWKLLFLSYVPVAQNIPAHRNLLFRQRLNDLLEEFVGPQEPAPSRTRSIDMPAYNPQYRARCETSMEHQRQSSSPSYTWADNTPAQYQSL; encoded by the exons atggagaagtcgtcaacctcaaagaaaaaaattg cggatgcggtccatacccgttggaaatcaataagggaccgctttgtccgtgactaccggaatagTCAAAATCCACCAAGTGGATCAGGtgccaaacgggtgaccccgtatgtgcattacgagcaattgctctttcttcaaaaaacagtgtctcagcgctc cacgatatgcagtaccgccgcgcctagacaggcagaagaactggggccatctccactggaaccaagtcagcagacgggcactgaagacgtctctgtcatcagcgagccacgatctggggagagaagcactgtggcttcaggtgtgagtgcccggttgcaatcagtgcgtggacgcaagcgagcttcacaaaaagatgaagctgatgccattattgtcgatggacttcagcgggttgaggacatgtgtcggagtgaactgaaagacctgaggcgggaaattaccgacttacaatctcgcgagtctgtatattctgcaaatgagtggaagctactttttttgtcctatgttcccgtagcacaaaatatcccggcacacagaaaccttttgtttcggcaaagactgaatgaccttcttgaggaatttgtgggaccccaggagccagctccatcgagaaccagaagcatagacatgccggcctacaaccctcaatatagagcccggtgtgaaacgagcatggaacatcagagacaaagtagcagtccatcatacacctgggcagacaatacgcccgcgcaataccagagtctgtag